A single region of the Microbulbifer sp. MKSA007 genome encodes:
- a CDS encoding cytochrome c peroxidase: protein MSAQKFDQKVFPRVLLRLFFLTLFSLLVGCGSGSSGSEDNSPADTVQGDDGSGSGSGSGSGSGSGSGSGTGTDPEPDPEPDPEPDPEPEPEEAGEPAELIGYAHSGTSIGLNWERDGETYFIYRNGEKVAETSNNYYVEQGLSVNTEYVYSVSTVDAANESETSQVTVKTLVDDTNTGLNNGTEDDVLNEQISSFAECRNVSSALDLLEEDLDTCLGAMLELNRMVTLVEDIRAFGARVRSEQDPAMVELGMRLFHSKSLSANQDTSCSSCHHPAIGCGGDDLSMPVGVNAVNTALLGPGRSDGINEVPLVPRNSQAICNTSLWSRGLFWDNRVSMGTNGTLRTESTDVTRNTRAAVDSGSLALLMAQAHFPVTAPPEMGDIIDFGYDDSVDENFTSYREDILAANLDVEAWAPLFTSAFGDSEINFSRIAQAIAAYEAVQIFIDNPFFEYTGGNLEALSAEEKRGAITFMSKEAGCTFCHKGAFFTSEALMAANYPQIGVGTDESGNGADWGGEGSLGFGAFRAPTLLNVALTGPWGHNGQFGTLKRNVEHYSDQGASITRYFENSEMCDLVQFQDVEGCANKVAPNGLTHSQNIIDGNEGGGVNRLSADEIDLVVTFLGTLTDPNAADTSSNAIQFLIPPRDGGPDGKQLDAIDKDGRSL from the coding sequence ATGAGTGCTCAGAAGTTCGATCAAAAAGTCTTTCCCAGAGTCCTACTTAGACTCTTTTTCCTCACGCTGTTTTCGCTGTTAGTTGGTTGCGGCTCCGGGTCATCTGGTAGTGAGGATAATTCGCCTGCAGATACCGTTCAGGGTGATGATGGTTCCGGTTCCGGTTCCGGTTCCGGTTCCGGTTCCGGTTCCGGTTCTGGCTCAGGGACGGGCACCGATCCTGAGCCTGATCCTGAGCCTGATCCTGAGCCTGATCCTGAGCCTGAGCCTGAAGAAGCCGGTGAACCCGCTGAGCTAATTGGCTATGCCCACTCGGGAACCAGTATCGGTCTTAACTGGGAAAGAGATGGTGAGACTTACTTTATCTATCGAAACGGTGAAAAGGTCGCGGAAACCAGCAATAACTATTATGTCGAACAGGGCCTCTCAGTTAACACCGAATATGTTTACTCTGTCAGTACAGTTGATGCTGCAAACGAATCGGAAACTTCGCAGGTTACAGTCAAGACACTAGTTGATGACACAAATACTGGCCTGAATAACGGTACAGAAGACGATGTTCTGAATGAACAAATATCTAGTTTTGCAGAGTGTAGAAATGTTTCTAGTGCATTGGACCTGCTTGAGGAGGATCTGGACACCTGCCTAGGGGCAATGCTTGAGCTTAACCGGATGGTGACCCTTGTTGAAGATATACGTGCTTTTGGAGCGCGGGTTCGCAGCGAACAGGATCCGGCCATGGTAGAACTGGGCATGCGCCTGTTCCACAGCAAGTCTTTAAGTGCTAACCAAGATACCTCCTGCTCTTCCTGTCATCATCCTGCGATTGGTTGCGGTGGAGATGATCTATCGATGCCTGTTGGGGTAAATGCTGTGAATACTGCTTTGTTAGGACCAGGCAGGTCGGACGGTATTAACGAAGTACCACTAGTGCCTAGAAACTCGCAGGCAATTTGCAATACCTCGCTTTGGAGTCGCGGCCTGTTCTGGGATAACCGTGTTTCTATGGGGACTAATGGGACCCTGCGGACAGAATCAACGGACGTCACCCGAAATACTAGAGCAGCGGTGGACTCTGGTTCCCTGGCACTGTTAATGGCTCAAGCCCACTTCCCTGTTACAGCACCTCCCGAGATGGGTGACATAATCGATTTTGGATACGATGATTCTGTTGATGAGAATTTTACTTCCTATCGTGAGGATATTTTAGCCGCAAACCTGGATGTTGAAGCCTGGGCGCCGTTATTCACTTCAGCATTTGGTGATTCTGAGATTAATTTCAGTCGGATCGCTCAAGCAATAGCTGCATATGAGGCAGTGCAAATATTTATCGATAATCCGTTTTTTGAATATACCGGGGGCAACCTGGAGGCGCTCAGCGCTGAGGAAAAACGTGGTGCCATTACATTTATGTCTAAGGAGGCGGGGTGCACTTTTTGCCACAAGGGGGCCTTTTTCACATCTGAGGCATTGATGGCTGCGAACTATCCGCAAATAGGGGTAGGCACCGATGAGAGTGGGAATGGGGCTGATTGGGGCGGCGAGGGATCACTTGGGTTTGGTGCCTTTCGTGCACCGACGTTGCTCAACGTGGCACTTACCGGGCCTTGGGGGCACAATGGGCAATTCGGTACGCTGAAGAGGAATGTTGAGCACTACAGTGACCAGGGAGCCTCAATTACCCGGTATTTTGAAAATAGTGAAATGTGTGATCTTGTGCAATTTCAGGATGTTGAGGGTTGTGCCAATAAAGTGGCTCCAAATGGTTTAACCCATTCCCAGAACATTATTGATGGAAATGAAGGAGGAGGAGTTAACCGCCTTTCTGCCGATGAAATTGATCTTGTAGTGACATTTCTCGGGACGCTCACAGACCCCAATGCTGCCGATACCAGTTCGAATGCGATTCAATTCTTGATTCCTCCCAGAGATGGTGGGCCTGATGGGAAGCAGTTGGATGCAATCGACAAGGATGGCAGAAGCCTGTAA
- a CDS encoding cytochrome c peroxidase, whose protein sequence is MNVDKNQITLSLTALVKLLVLSLFLVMVGCGGGGSSSSDNDTPTETSDTGSDGDSGSGDDENGDGDGDGDGDGDGDGDGDGDGDTGSGQGIIPAELIGNAFSGTSIGLSWESTGATYVIYRGSERVAETTSGYYVDEGLSSDTEYTYSVTTGDVDSEDETASVTARTLVNNTNDGLSNGSDADGSDSRISDFDECQNARSAVNIADGSLDSCLQAVLDDVGMAEQLEDMRAFAARVRSEQDPVMVELGMRLFHNKNLSADGDASCSSCHHPAIGCGGDDLSMPVGVDPVDAELVGPGRSDGQNEVPLVPRNAQPICNVALWDNGLFWDNRVAINGNGGLRTDSRDVTRNTEAAVGTGTLALMMAQAHFPVTEAAEMGDITQFGYDDTSDDGFTDYREDILAEKLTQDSWGVMFTAAFGDSAINFSRIAEAIASYEAVQIFIDNPFFDYVDGDLAALNNDEKRGAITFMTRNSGCTNCHSGAFFSNQGLRAVSYPQIGVGKDESGSGADLGGNGSGSFRTPTLLNVALTGPWGHAGQFGTLKRNVEHYTGRADSVSQYFTNSEMCDLDQFAEVDECAAKVAPNGQALTEALLAENGDGAVNLDDEEVDLLVAFLETLTDPDAANTDSNAVQSLIPPRDTGPDGMQLDAVDQEGNQL, encoded by the coding sequence ATGAATGTTGATAAAAATCAAATCACACTATCGCTAACGGCTCTGGTAAAGCTGCTGGTCCTATCTCTATTTCTTGTGATGGTGGGTTGCGGAGGAGGTGGTTCCTCAAGTAGTGACAATGACACACCTACTGAAACTTCTGATACTGGCAGTGATGGTGATTCTGGTTCAGGTGATGATGAAAATGGCGATGGCGATGGCGATGGCGATGGCGATGGCGATGGCGATGGCGATGGCGATGGCGATGGCGATACAGGCTCAGGTCAGGGAATTATTCCTGCAGAACTGATCGGCAACGCATTTTCCGGTACCAGCATTGGTCTTTCCTGGGAAAGCACCGGTGCGACCTATGTTATCTATCGTGGCAGCGAACGAGTTGCTGAGACGACTAGCGGATACTATGTCGATGAAGGTCTCTCATCAGACACTGAATATACCTACTCAGTAACCACCGGCGATGTCGACAGCGAAGATGAGACCGCCAGCGTCACTGCCAGAACATTGGTAAATAATACTAATGACGGCCTCAGTAATGGTTCTGATGCAGACGGTTCTGATAGCCGAATTTCCGATTTTGATGAATGTCAAAATGCGCGTTCAGCGGTCAATATTGCTGATGGCAGTCTCGATAGCTGCTTACAGGCAGTGCTGGATGACGTTGGCATGGCCGAGCAGTTGGAAGATATGCGCGCCTTTGCTGCCCGGGTCAGAAGTGAACAGGACCCTGTCATGGTAGAGCTGGGTATGCGCTTGTTTCACAATAAAAACCTGAGCGCTGATGGCGATGCATCTTGCTCTTCCTGCCACCACCCGGCAATAGGTTGTGGTGGTGATGACCTGTCCATGCCAGTTGGTGTTGATCCCGTTGATGCTGAATTAGTCGGTCCCGGTCGCTCCGACGGCCAGAATGAAGTTCCGCTGGTACCGCGAAATGCCCAGCCTATCTGCAATGTAGCCCTTTGGGATAATGGCTTGTTCTGGGATAACCGAGTGGCGATCAATGGTAATGGCGGGCTCAGGACAGACTCCCGGGATGTTACTCGCAACACAGAGGCGGCCGTGGGTACTGGTACCCTCGCACTGATGATGGCCCAAGCCCACTTCCCGGTCACAGAAGCTGCTGAGATGGGGGATATCACCCAGTTCGGTTACGACGATACCAGCGATGATGGTTTTACTGATTATCGTGAGGATATTCTCGCTGAAAAATTAACCCAGGACTCGTGGGGTGTAATGTTTACCGCAGCATTTGGCGATTCGGCAATTAACTTCAGCAGAATTGCAGAGGCAATTGCCTCTTACGAAGCGGTGCAAATTTTTATCGATAACCCCTTCTTTGATTATGTTGATGGAGACCTTGCGGCCCTCAATAACGATGAAAAGCGAGGGGCAATTACCTTTATGACACGAAATTCAGGGTGTACAAATTGCCACTCAGGAGCCTTTTTCTCTAATCAAGGGTTGAGAGCTGTCAGTTATCCACAGATTGGTGTTGGTAAAGATGAGAGTGGCAGTGGTGCTGACTTGGGTGGTAATGGAAGCGGCAGCTTCCGCACGCCAACGCTGCTTAATGTGGCGCTCACTGGCCCCTGGGGACACGCAGGTCAGTTCGGTACATTGAAAAGAAATGTCGAACACTACACTGGTCGAGCCGACTCTGTTTCCCAGTATTTCACCAACAGTGAGATGTGCGATTTGGATCAGTTTGCAGAGGTGGATGAGTGTGCCGCGAAAGTTGCGCCCAATGGCCAGGCACTGACTGAAGCACTGTTGGCTGAAAATGGCGACGGCGCTGTGAATTTGGACGACGAGGAGGTTGATTTACTGGTAGCGTTCCTCGAAACCCTAACTGATCCAGATGCGGCAAATACTGACTCCAATGCAGTCCAGTCATTGATTCCGCCGCGGGACACTGGTCCAGATGGCATGCAGCTGGATGCGGTTGACCAGGAAGGTAATCAACTCTAA
- a CDS encoding DUF4115 domain-containing protein codes for MTDSSPEHCEGGEVVSNTQTSKGSAGNLLLAAREAAGLSREELSQRLCIIDNTVEWIESDNYEKQPEAVYTRGYIRNICRELNIPAEPALEAYDRDRPQPAQRSESRRTTKAEAFRPERKRGHGALALIPLLLAGGVFWWKYGTPVNIPGMPMGEDTADLVAEAPVASEVVTDPVTEVEGQEVAVEELSSEPFAPASNGVAHVQLEVGSAETVENKPAASVEKVVEPVPAQVAQLDQALKGALRLRFDEDAWVEVKDAQGVILLAGVQAAGSAKSLDGDAPFELMLGNARATHVVYRDETIDSQPIGDRRTRRLIVGD; via the coding sequence ATGACGGATAGTAGTCCCGAACACTGCGAAGGTGGTGAGGTCGTATCCAATACGCAAACTTCTAAGGGTTCCGCTGGCAATCTTTTGCTGGCGGCTCGGGAAGCGGCCGGGCTGTCCCGAGAGGAGTTATCGCAGCGCCTGTGTATTATTGATAACACAGTTGAGTGGATTGAAAGCGATAATTACGAAAAGCAGCCAGAAGCTGTCTACACGCGAGGCTATATCCGCAATATTTGTCGCGAGTTGAATATTCCTGCTGAGCCGGCTTTGGAAGCCTATGATAGGGATCGGCCGCAGCCAGCACAGCGCAGTGAATCCCGGCGAACCACTAAAGCCGAGGCATTTCGCCCTGAGCGCAAGCGCGGACATGGTGCCCTGGCCCTGATTCCCCTGTTGCTCGCGGGTGGTGTCTTCTGGTGGAAGTACGGTACTCCAGTCAATATTCCCGGTATGCCCATGGGTGAGGATACTGCGGACCTGGTTGCCGAAGCCCCCGTTGCCAGTGAAGTTGTAACTGATCCGGTTACTGAAGTAGAGGGGCAGGAAGTTGCAGTTGAAGAGTTGAGCTCAGAGCCATTTGCACCAGCATCAAATGGAGTTGCTCATGTTCAGCTTGAGGTTGGCAGTGCTGAAACGGTGGAGAATAAACCCGCTGCTTCTGTGGAAAAAGTGGTTGAGCCTGTTCCCGCCCAAGTAGCCCAGTTGGACCAGGCCCTGAAAGGCGCATTGCGGCTTCGCTTTGATGAAGATGCCTGGGTTGAGGTGAAAGACGCACAAGGTGTGATTTTACTGGCCGGGGTCCAAGCTGCTGGCAGTGCCAAATCTTTAGATGGAGATGCTCCATTTGAGCTGATGTTGGGAAATGCCCGTGCAACCCATGTGGTTTACCGCGATGAAACTATCGACAGCCAGCCTATTGGCGACCGCCGCACTCGTCGTCTGATTGTCGGCGATTAA
- the ispG gene encoding flavodoxin-dependent (E)-4-hydroxy-3-methylbut-2-enyl-diphosphate synthase — MQFESPIVRRKSRQIMVGDVPVGGDAPISVQSMTNTETCDVAATVGQIQRLEQAGADIVRVSVPSMDAAEAFGEIKKQVNVPLVADIHFDYRIALRVADLGVDCLRINPGNIGREKRIRAVVDKARDLNIPIRIGVNAGSLEKDLQKKYGEPTPDALVESALRHVSILDSLDFQDFKVSVKASDIFMATAAYRKLAQQIEQPLHLGITEAGGLRAGTVKSAIGLGALLLDGIGDTLRVSLAADPVEEVKVGWDLLKSLRLRSKGINFIACPSCSRQNFDVVKTMNELETRLEDVTTPLDVAVIGCIVNGPGEAKEADVGLTGGTPSHAIYVDGQPDRKFKNENLVDDLERLIREKAAAKAEREADIIAKA, encoded by the coding sequence ATGCAATTTGAATCTCCCATTGTCCGCCGCAAGTCGCGCCAGATCATGGTGGGTGATGTACCGGTCGGAGGGGATGCCCCGATCTCGGTGCAAAGTATGACCAACACCGAAACCTGCGATGTAGCAGCTACTGTTGGCCAGATCCAGCGCCTGGAACAGGCTGGAGCCGATATAGTGCGGGTTTCTGTGCCCAGCATGGATGCCGCAGAGGCGTTTGGAGAAATTAAAAAACAGGTGAATGTCCCGTTGGTCGCAGACATTCACTTCGATTACCGTATCGCCCTGCGGGTCGCAGACCTGGGGGTGGATTGTCTGCGTATTAACCCCGGCAATATTGGCCGAGAGAAGCGTATTCGGGCCGTAGTGGATAAAGCTCGCGATCTGAATATCCCGATTCGTATCGGTGTCAATGCGGGCTCCCTGGAAAAAGACCTGCAGAAAAAGTATGGCGAGCCCACGCCGGATGCTCTGGTAGAGTCGGCGCTGCGCCATGTATCGATCCTCGACAGCCTGGACTTCCAGGACTTCAAAGTCAGTGTAAAAGCATCCGATATCTTTATGGCCACGGCTGCCTATCGCAAGCTGGCCCAGCAGATTGAGCAACCGCTGCACTTGGGTATTACCGAAGCTGGTGGCTTGCGTGCCGGCACAGTGAAGTCGGCGATTGGTCTCGGTGCCCTTCTGCTCGACGGTATCGGTGACACCCTGCGGGTTTCCCTGGCTGCAGACCCGGTAGAAGAGGTCAAAGTGGGCTGGGATCTGCTCAAAAGCCTGCGTCTGCGCAGTAAAGGTATTAACTTTATTGCCTGCCCCAGCTGTTCGCGCCAGAACTTCGATGTGGTGAAAACCATGAATGAGCTGGAGACGCGCCTGGAAGATGTGACTACACCGCTGGATGTGGCAGTAATTGGCTGTATCGTCAACGGCCCCGGCGAAGCGAAAGAAGCCGATGTAGGCCTGACTGGTGGTACCCCGAGCCATGCCATCTATGTGGATGGGCAGCCAGACCGCAAGTTTAAGAATGAAAATCTGGTGGATGATTTAGAGCGTTTGATTCGCGAGAAGGCGGCCGCCAAGGCCGAGCGCGAAGCGGATATCATCGCCAAGGCGTAG
- the hisS gene encoding histidine--tRNA ligase, whose amino-acid sequence MKQLRAIRGMNDLLPEQSPVWQYVEATLSELTSRYGYTEIRTPYLESTQLFCRAVGEATDIVEKEMYTFDDKSGDSVTLRPEGTAGTVRAAIQSNLLNQPQRLWYFGPMFRYERPQKGRLRQFHQFGVEVFGIQGPDIDAEILIMTARLWRQLGISEHVTLQLNSLGNAESRAAYRDALVTYLSERRDQLDEDSQRRLERNPLRILDSKNAQTQELLADAPCLLDFLDEESAAHFSQLKALLDGAGVKYEINPKLVRGLDYYGKTVFEWVTDSLGAQGTVCAGGRYDGLVEQMGGKATPGVGFGLGVERLVLMLETLEVLPESLSQQVDAYLVAVGDVQSAAMTAAEQLRDELPWLRLQLHCGGGSFKSQMKKADKSGADYALIIGEDEAASGQITVKYLRADQPQQTLAPKELAALLQG is encoded by the coding sequence TTGAAACAGCTTCGCGCAATTCGCGGCATGAACGATCTGCTACCGGAACAGTCCCCGGTATGGCAGTACGTGGAAGCCACACTGAGTGAACTTACTAGTCGCTACGGCTACACCGAAATTCGCACTCCCTACCTGGAGTCGACCCAGTTATTTTGCCGTGCGGTGGGCGAGGCTACCGATATTGTCGAGAAGGAAATGTACACCTTTGATGACAAGAGCGGTGACAGCGTTACCCTGCGCCCTGAGGGCACAGCGGGCACTGTGCGTGCAGCAATCCAGAGCAACCTGCTGAACCAGCCACAGCGCCTGTGGTATTTCGGCCCTATGTTCCGCTATGAGCGCCCACAGAAGGGGCGCCTGCGTCAGTTCCACCAGTTTGGTGTCGAGGTGTTTGGCATTCAAGGGCCGGATATCGATGCAGAAATCCTGATCATGACTGCACGACTGTGGCGTCAGCTGGGTATCAGCGAACATGTGACCCTGCAGCTCAATTCCCTGGGTAACGCCGAGAGCCGCGCTGCTTATCGGGATGCGCTGGTCACTTATTTAAGTGAGCGTCGTGACCAGCTGGATGAGGACAGCCAGCGCCGTCTGGAGCGCAATCCGCTGCGAATTCTCGACAGTAAAAATGCGCAAACTCAGGAACTGCTGGCGGATGCGCCCTGTCTACTGGACTTCCTCGATGAGGAATCCGCCGCCCACTTTAGTCAGTTAAAGGCACTTTTGGACGGGGCAGGCGTTAAGTATGAGATCAATCCCAAGTTGGTGCGCGGTCTCGACTACTACGGAAAAACTGTATTTGAGTGGGTGACCGACAGCCTCGGTGCCCAGGGCACTGTATGTGCCGGTGGCCGCTATGACGGCCTGGTAGAACAGATGGGTGGCAAAGCCACCCCGGGCGTGGGTTTTGGCCTGGGTGTTGAGCGTCTTGTATTGATGCTAGAAACCCTAGAAGTGTTGCCTGAGTCCCTTTCGCAACAGGTAGATGCCTACCTGGTTGCCGTTGGTGATGTACAATCAGCTGCCATGACAGCCGCCGAGCAATTGCGCGACGAGCTGCCCTGGTTGCGACTGCAGTTGCACTGTGGTGGAGGAAGCTTTAAAAGCCAGATGAAGAAAGCTGATAAGAGCGGCGCCGATTATGCGCTGATTATCGGCGAAGATGAGGCTGCAAGTGGTCAGATAACTGTGAAGTACCTTCGCGCTGACCAACCGCAGCAAACGCTGGCACCGAAAGAGCTGGCAGCACTGCTGCAAGGCTGA
- a CDS encoding tetratricopeptide repeat protein: protein MAEHLTEQEQIETLKRWWAENGKGIVTGVVLALAGYFGYQWWQGDQRTKAEAASDLYQTFVEAVSANNNQPDNKQLTTAKNVAEQLKDDFAKRIYASQAALRLAAISAESNDLEAAEQQLQWVLDNTSEASLELLAKRRLAAVLAARGESDEGLKLLEGTIPPAFAALYSETRGDILKQKGDIAGARAAYEQALTELLPEQAGNTQLLRLKAESLAITESSDAQNQTEPVSEGDE from the coding sequence ATGGCTGAGCATCTTACCGAACAAGAACAAATAGAAACGCTGAAGCGCTGGTGGGCGGAAAATGGCAAGGGAATTGTGACTGGCGTCGTGCTGGCCCTGGCCGGTTACTTCGGTTATCAGTGGTGGCAGGGAGATCAGCGCACTAAGGCTGAAGCGGCCTCTGACCTGTACCAGACTTTCGTTGAAGCGGTCTCCGCCAACAACAATCAACCGGACAACAAGCAGCTTACCACTGCCAAGAATGTGGCCGAGCAGCTGAAAGATGATTTTGCCAAACGTATCTACGCCAGCCAGGCTGCACTGCGTCTCGCGGCTATTTCAGCGGAGAGCAATGACCTGGAAGCTGCCGAGCAGCAGCTGCAGTGGGTACTCGACAACACCAGTGAAGCAAGCCTGGAGTTGCTCGCTAAACGCCGCCTGGCCGCTGTTTTGGCGGCCCGTGGTGAGTCTGATGAAGGCCTGAAGTTGCTCGAGGGCACTATACCCCCGGCATTCGCGGCCCTTTATTCTGAGACTCGTGGTGATATCCTGAAGCAAAAGGGTGACATCGCCGGTGCGCGTGCCGCGTACGAGCAAGCACTGACAGAGCTTCTGCCAGAGCAAGCGGGCAACACCCAACTTCTGCGCCTGAAGGCTGAAAGCCTGGCGATAACCGAGAGCAGTGACGCTCAGAACCAAACCGAGCCTGTATCTGAGGGAGACGAGTAA
- the bamB gene encoding outer membrane protein assembly factor BamB encodes MGFLNRAAGRTAAVALAVALAACASNDEKEDVDPVELVDINSTVALQEVWSADIGGIDQKRYAMLQPSLIDGRLIAASSDGEISAFDRSSGRKLWETDLDVDLSGGVGTGLGMAVVSDYRGRAVALDLENGAELWNYQVSGEVVAAPAIGAGVVVLQTVDGKLVGLDATSGEELWSHNTNLPVLTLRGTAAPVISGGMVIAGLDNGKLLALDARDGIQRWEQRVAIPQGSAELERVVDIDGAPVVRGDLVFAASYQGRVVALSKDNGRGLWARDASTHHEVAVGGGHVYLSDASGSVYAYNVGSGQIEWSNNELLRRELSGPAFFQDVVVVGDLEGYLHVLDPNSGQFIGREQVDGDAIRIPILVDGDLIFVLSDDGKLSALRLADS; translated from the coding sequence ATGGGATTTCTGAATCGCGCTGCGGGTCGCACTGCAGCGGTGGCGCTAGCGGTGGCCCTGGCTGCCTGTGCCTCTAATGACGAGAAGGAAGATGTCGACCCCGTCGAACTGGTGGATATTAACTCCACTGTTGCCCTGCAAGAGGTGTGGTCTGCCGATATTGGCGGTATTGACCAAAAGCGTTACGCGATGCTGCAGCCGAGCCTTATCGATGGTCGCCTGATAGCTGCCAGCAGCGATGGTGAAATCAGTGCTTTTGATCGCAGCTCCGGGCGCAAGCTCTGGGAGACAGATCTGGATGTAGATCTGAGCGGTGGTGTGGGCACTGGCCTGGGCATGGCGGTAGTCTCCGACTACCGCGGCCGCGCCGTGGCTCTGGACCTCGAAAACGGCGCTGAGCTATGGAATTACCAAGTCTCCGGCGAAGTAGTTGCCGCTCCAGCGATCGGTGCTGGCGTGGTTGTCCTGCAGACCGTAGATGGCAAGCTGGTTGGCCTCGACGCTACCAGCGGTGAAGAGTTGTGGAGCCACAATACCAACTTGCCAGTACTGACCCTGCGCGGTACTGCAGCACCTGTTATCAGCGGTGGTATGGTGATTGCCGGCCTGGATAACGGCAAACTGCTGGCCCTGGACGCCCGCGATGGCATTCAGCGCTGGGAACAGCGAGTCGCTATTCCCCAGGGCTCTGCGGAGCTGGAGCGGGTAGTTGATATCGATGGTGCTCCAGTAGTGCGCGGCGATTTGGTGTTTGCCGCCAGCTACCAGGGCCGTGTTGTCGCCCTGTCCAAAGATAATGGCCGCGGCCTCTGGGCTCGCGATGCCTCTACCCACCACGAAGTGGCAGTAGGTGGTGGCCATGTCTACCTCAGTGATGCCTCCGGTAGCGTCTATGCCTACAATGTGGGCAGCGGCCAGATCGAGTGGAGTAATAACGAACTATTGCGCCGCGAATTGAGCGGACCGGCTTTCTTCCAGGACGTGGTCGTTGTGGGAGATCTGGAAGGCTACCTGCATGTGCTGGACCCCAATTCCGGACAATTTATTGGCCGCGAGCAGGTGGACGGTGATGCGATTCGCATCCCCATTCTGGTTGATGGCGATCTGATATTTGTGCTGTCGGATGACGGCAAGTTATCAGCTCTACGCCTCGCTGATTCCTGA